A region of Plantactinospora sp. BC1 DNA encodes the following proteins:
- a CDS encoding monooxygenase, whose protein sequence is MKNMHRRVRPLVVAAASLAAILLGTSCGADPDAGPPPAAQPSATGTHGGSHGTVDIPPAAPLRSGERFVTLNLAQPYRPAAPNGGTDEYRCFLVDPGLTESAFLTGSQFLPQNGAMVHHAILFRLDPTQVASARTLDAETPGDGWTCFGDAGIGAAAWVAHWAPGANETLLAPGLGYPMPPGSQLVMQVHYNLIDVRAAGDDTDRSGVRLRLVGGPEEVEPLVTELLPAPVELPCAADERGELCQREAALRDVRQRFGAEAGEQAERLNEYCNRGRAPAAGSTQHCDHQVDRAGLAHAVAGHMHLLGRAIRVELNPGSPGARTLLDIPNYDFDQQAVRPLPQPVAVKPGDVLRVTCRHDVTLRQRLPQLRNLPPRYVVWAEGTSDEMCLGIVIMSRPD, encoded by the coding sequence ATGAAGAACATGCATCGACGCGTACGCCCTCTTGTCGTCGCGGCCGCCTCGCTGGCCGCCATCCTCCTCGGTACCTCCTGCGGGGCCGATCCGGACGCCGGCCCGCCGCCAGCGGCCCAGCCCAGCGCCACCGGCACGCACGGCGGGTCACACGGCACAGTCGACATTCCACCGGCCGCACCGCTGCGCTCCGGCGAGCGGTTCGTCACCCTGAACCTGGCGCAGCCGTACCGGCCGGCCGCGCCGAACGGCGGCACCGACGAATACCGGTGCTTCCTGGTCGACCCGGGCCTCACCGAGTCCGCGTTCCTGACCGGCAGCCAGTTCCTGCCGCAGAACGGCGCCATGGTGCACCACGCCATCCTCTTCCGGCTCGACCCGACGCAGGTGGCGTCGGCCCGCACCCTCGACGCGGAAACCCCGGGTGACGGCTGGACCTGCTTCGGCGACGCCGGGATCGGCGCGGCGGCCTGGGTGGCGCACTGGGCGCCGGGCGCCAACGAGACACTCCTCGCGCCGGGCCTCGGCTATCCGATGCCGCCGGGCAGCCAGCTCGTGATGCAGGTGCACTACAACCTGATCGACGTCCGGGCCGCTGGCGACGACACCGACCGCTCCGGCGTCCGACTACGCCTCGTCGGCGGCCCGGAGGAGGTAGAGCCGCTGGTCACCGAGCTGCTGCCCGCTCCGGTCGAGCTGCCCTGCGCCGCCGACGAACGCGGCGAGCTGTGCCAGCGCGAGGCCGCGCTGCGGGACGTACGGCAGCGGTTCGGGGCGGAGGCGGGCGAGCAGGCGGAGCGGCTCAACGAGTACTGCAACCGGGGCCGAGCCCCGGCCGCCGGCAGCACGCAGCACTGTGACCACCAGGTCGACCGGGCCGGCCTGGCGCACGCGGTCGCCGGTCACATGCACCTGCTCGGCAGGGCGATCAGGGTGGAGCTGAACCCCGGCAGCCCGGGGGCGCGGACCCTGCTCGACATCCCGAACTACGACTTCGACCAGCAGGCCGTCCGACCGCTGCCGCAACCGGTCGCGGTGAAGCCCGGCGACGTCCTCCGGGTCACCTGCCGACACGACGTGACGCTCCGGCAGCGGCTGCCCCAACTGCGCAACCTGCCGCCCCGCTACGTCGTCTGGGCCGAGGGCACCAGCGACGAGATGTGTCTCGGCATCGTCATC
- a CDS encoding YcnI family protein, with translation MRHRARCWVVALVAAAVAGTTLGAGAATADVTVTPGQAVQGGAAKLTFRVTEDRAPAYTTKIELSMPESAPVAETYPMSDPQWAPRMTMRKVDQTLGGIHHGQVTEVVASIVWTRAGAPAAGGGPAELVVSLGPMPQTDQMTFAVTQTYSDGHVTNWNQPPSAEVPRPDFPAPVLTLAPPAAATDPTDAAAPGAAAPPDGSAAAEEEADPDSGSLTTGLIVGLVLGLTVAAWLYLRRPRPGNAAADRTDAAPAGPDGASGATEPASPDTSAAPAASETSSGTASETSSGERTASGGRAWRLRE, from the coding sequence GTGCGCCACAGGGCAAGGTGCTGGGTCGTCGCCCTGGTCGCCGCCGCCGTCGCGGGTACCACCCTCGGCGCCGGTGCCGCGACCGCCGACGTGACCGTGACGCCGGGGCAGGCCGTACAGGGTGGGGCGGCGAAGCTGACCTTCCGGGTCACCGAGGACCGGGCACCGGCGTACACGACCAAGATCGAGTTGTCGATGCCGGAGTCGGCTCCGGTCGCGGAGACGTACCCGATGTCGGACCCGCAGTGGGCGCCCCGGATGACGATGCGCAAGGTCGACCAGACGCTAGGCGGGATCCACCACGGCCAGGTCACCGAGGTGGTCGCCAGCATCGTCTGGACCCGGGCGGGCGCCCCGGCGGCGGGCGGTGGCCCGGCCGAGTTGGTGGTGTCGCTCGGCCCGATGCCGCAGACCGACCAGATGACCTTCGCGGTGACGCAGACGTACTCGGACGGCCACGTGACGAACTGGAACCAGCCGCCCTCGGCCGAGGTGCCGCGGCCGGACTTCCCGGCGCCGGTGCTGACCCTGGCGCCGCCGGCCGCCGCGACCGACCCGACCGACGCGGCGGCGCCCGGGGCGGCGGCGCCGCCGGACGGCAGCGCGGCGGCGGAGGAGGAGGCGGACCCGGATTCCGGCTCGCTCACCACCGGTTTGATCGTCGGACTGGTCCTCGGGCTGACCGTCGCCGCCTGGCTGTACCTGCGTCGTCCCCGCCCCGGGAACGCCGCCGCCGACCGGACGGACGCCGCCCCGGCGGGGCCGGACGGCGCCTCCGGGGCGACGGAACCGGCGTCGCCCGACACGTCCGCCGCCCCGGCGGCTTCGGAGACATCCTCGGGTACGGCTTCGGAGACGTCCTCGGGCGAGCGGACGGCGAGCGGCGGACGGGCCTGGCGGCTTCGCGAGTGA